One window from the genome of Salvelinus fontinalis isolate EN_2023a chromosome 3, ASM2944872v1, whole genome shotgun sequence encodes:
- the prr13 gene encoding proline rich 13, with the protein MWPNQGPPGQNPAFPPAYNAAFPSGQGQNPMYAPGTNPAYPPGMAPGMPPGMAPGMAPGMPPGMAPGMAPCMNPAMPPGSTPYGQHPGEQYPGGQHPYPAGPGAPGYPGVHPGPYPGGVHPGGVYPGGMHPGMAGGVAGFGMGVPGHKAHKKMKKAKGKKAHKADKHLKHHGGHRKHSSSSSSSSSDEE; encoded by the exons ATGTGGCCTAACCAAG GTCCCCCTGGCCAGAACCCGGCCTTCCCCCCAGCCTACAACGCTGCATTCCCTTCTGGTCAAGGCCAGAACCCCATGTACGCACCTGGCACAAACCCTGCTTATCCCCCCGGTATGGCCCCCGGTATGCCCCCTGGTATGGCCCCCGGTATGGCCCCCGGTATGCCCCCTGGTATGGCCCCCGGTATGGCCCCCTGTATGAATCCAGCCATGCCTCCAGGATCCACGCCTTACGGACAACACCCGGGAGAGCAATACCCAGGAGGACAACACCCTTATCCAGCTGGACCAGGTGCACCTGGTTACCCAGGAGTTCACCCAGGGCCCTACCCTGGTGGGGTCCATCCTGGTGGAGTCTACCCCGGGGGCATGCATCCCGGCATGGCTGGGGGTGTGGCGGGATTTGGGATGGGAGTCCCTGGACACAAGGCGCACAAAAAAATGAAGAAGGCGAAGGGGAAGAAGGCGCACAAAGCCGACAAACACCTGAAGCATCATGGAGGCCACAGGAAG CACTCTtcaagcagtagcagcagcagcagcgacgAGGAGTGA